The Sulfurovum zhangzhouensis genome includes the window TCAGATAGACGATCCTGATATCCTCTGCCGATACCCGGGAATTTTGCGATGGGGATATCTTTGATAAACTCATCCACTTCATTAGGATAGATCACCTTGATACCATGCGGTTTTGCAAACCCTGTGGCCAGCTTTGCGATCCACTTGCTTCTTGAAGCACCGATGGAGATCGGCAGTTTCAATTCCCTGTAGATCTTATCTTTCAGCATCCGTGCAAATCCTTCGATCTCTTCATCACTCACCCATCCGCTCACATCACCGAAAAACTCATCGATACTGAACTGTTCTATGGACGGGATCTCACGCTCCAGCATCACTCTTAGCTGGTGTGAGAGCGTATGGTAGAGCGGATAGTCAGGCGGGATTACTTTCAGGTGCGGACAGTGCCTGAGCGCCTCAGCCACACTCATCGCGGTTTTGACCCCGTAAGCACGTGCTTCATAAGAAGCAGTGGTGATGATACCACGGACTTTCCCGTCAGGATCTACAAAGTACTCCTCAAAGCTTTTCCCCGCATTACTGCTGAGTATGGAACTGGTAAAAGCACCGTCTATGGCACTGAGATACCTACGCTCTTTTTTGCGCTCAAAGATACTCAGATTGCTTCTTCCGCCTACAGCAATAGGTATGCCATGTAACTGAGGTGCATCGATACGGTGTGCGGCTGCAAAAAAGCAGTCCAGATCCAGGTGTAACATCATTTCGTAAGTCTACCCAACTCTGTACACAAAGCCTCAAAATCTTTCAAAATGTGATATTTTCGATATACTTCTTTTATGGAAATTTTTTTACAAACCATCGGTGCATTGCACGATGAAACCAGGATCAAACTCTTACGCTTTATAGAACAGCATAGATCTGTCTGTATCTATGAACTTGAACAGGTATTTGAGATGATACAGTCATACATCTCTCCTCACTTCAAGATACTGAAAGAGATCAGTTATATGGAGATAGACCATTCTAAATATTGCAAGGCATGTACAAATGATTAAAACATCTATATCAGTCATTATCGTATTTTCTATCATTGCAGCTGCTATCTTTTTCTTTCTCGTTGATGGAGTGGCAGAAGGGTTGTGTGGTAACAAGATCTATAAAGAGTACCTCTCACCGAACAATTCACTCAAAGCTGTTATATTTCAAAGAGAGTGTGGACCAAGTAATGGTGCAACAACACAGATTTCGGTCATAGAGACAAATCAAAGTTTGGAAAACAAAGCCGGGAATATCTTCGTGATCAAAGGCGAACCTAATATCACAGCACCTGCAATAGAGTGGAACAGTGATGAAGAGATCACTATCCATCACATGCCTGATGGGACAGAGGTAAAAGCCAAAACCCAGATGATGTTAAAAACCCCTCTCAAAATTACATACAAAGAATAATGAACTGGCTTGCACACGTATTACTCTCTGAAGACAAAGTTGACTTCCAGCTGGGCAACTATCTTGCCGATCCTCTCAAAGGAAGAGCCTGGGAGAGTGCCAGTGATGACCTGCAAAGAGGTATCACGGTCCATAAACTGATAGACAGCTATACAGACACCCACAAGATCGTCTCTCTCAGTAAATCAAGACTGAGAGCGCAAGGACTGCTAAGAGGAGTGGTCATCGACCTGACCTATGACTACCTGCTCTCAAAGCACTGGGAGAAGTTTACAACGATCCCCAAAGAGCGATTTCTGAGTGAATTTTATGAAAATGCCGAGAAACGCGCTCCAAGTTTTCCCGAACAGCCCCAACTTCTGGTCAACAATCTTATCAAACAGGACAGACTCAACAAGTACAACTCTCTTGAAGAGCTGCATAAAGCTTTAATGCGGATCGATACAAGATTATCCCCAAGACTTCTAGCCAGAGAGAGCGCCAGCAGTTACATTGATGATATTGTACGTATGCAAAGCAGACTCGAGCAGGATTTTCTAGACTTTTTCCCTGAGCTGTGCATCTATCTGAAAGTGCATATGGATGATCGTTATATCAAGCACTGGAGAGTATATGAGTGAACATCATACCCCTCCGAAATTTATCGCTGATTGTCATTTGGGGAGAGTAGCAAAATATCTACGGATATTGGGGTATGATACCTTATACTTTACCCATATCGAAGATAATGACCTTATAGAGATGGCCAATGATGAGGGACGTATCATTCTTACCAGGGACCGTGAGCTCTCAGGGCGTAAACATGCAAATGCATTTTTGCTGAGAGCGACGGATACACAGATACAGCTCAAAACCATACTGGAACACTTTGGGCTCTCAAAAGAGATCAAAGGCATATCACGCTGCCTTGTTTGCAACACACCACTGGAGACAGTCGATAAGGAAGAGGTTATCGACCAGCTTCCTGAAGGCGTCAAAAAACATTTTGAATTTTTTGAGCGCTGCCCCGGTTGCGGCCGTATATACTGGCACGGAGACCACTACTACAATATGCTCTCCTTCTTAAAAGAGATAGAGTAAATCAACTCCCTTGTGCATAAGCAGCGATGATCTCATCAAGGTGTACTTCACGGTCTTCGTCTTCATCTATATCACATGACTCACATAACCCGCATAGAGTCCCTGCTTCTGTACGATCTTTCAAAGCTTCCATCGTTGTAGCACCACTCTTGATCGCTTCTATGATCTCTCCAAGTGTCGTACCCATACAGTAACACACTTCATAATCATCACCCAGTTTTTCTATCTCTACTTTGGTCATAGCATCTCCTTTAATTACAATACTATATCCAGAATGTAACGAAAAGCGTACCAATAGTCAAGTTAAGTAAAACTATGTACAAATCGAAATATTGGAATAATTAGCTACAACGTGTCCTTAACAGCATCCTGTCGAGCATGTATCATCTTTAGGAAAGGTCGGTTCACAGCAGCCAACCCCACCAGTAAATGAGTCACCACCAAAGACTTCGATCTGATCCATCGTATGATAGTTTTCCCAGATCACATCCTGCGGGTCCTGCACCCAATATTTTTTTGACTTTGCATAGCAGCAGGCAGCTTCGTCTTGTTTTTCTCCAGTGATACCAGCGTTAACCAGCCTCTTTTCAATCGCATTGACGGCTTCTTCGCTGTCTACTTGAAGCCCAAGATGGTTGAGCCCGCTTTTGCTTTTACCCTTTGAAATAGCAAAATTGACAGCAGGGTCATCTACCAACCATTGTATATAATCTTCTTTGACTTTTGTCGGCTCCATCCCGAATAAGGCAGTGTAGAATACCCTATTTTGTTCAAGATCATCAACTGATATATGAATATGAAGTCGTTTCATGTTATTGCTCTTTGATTGATTTGATGAACAACATGTACCGGTATCTGTTTTTTGAGCTGTAAAAATCATTTGTGTATTCCTTTTTATTTAAACTGATAATTAATAAATAACTTTTCCAGTTCATCATCACTTAACAATCCAATATGCCGATAAACTTCTTTGCCATTTTTATCATAAATAATTTGGGTCGGGATCATCATGATCTTTAGCTCCGAAGCCGCATCACGCTCTTTTTTGACATTGATAAAATAGATATTGTACTCAGGGTGTTTTTGTGTAGTTTCATAAAGCATACGACTCATCACTTTACAGCTATGACAGCTGTCCGAACCTACTTCCAAAAAAGTCGGTTTTCCTTTGCCGATATTATGTTGGACCTGCGTGTATACACTCTCTTGCAGCATATTATCTTCGCCAAATGCAACCGATGCAAAGAACATTAAAAAAACTGTTATGATAAATCTCATCTATTCTCCTAAAACTGTAAATAGGCTTCCCATGCAAAATAGAACCCCAGGCCTATAAGCATAAGAGCAAAACCTTTATTGATAGAGTTTGACACTTTTGCGACGACTTTGTTTGAAGTGACACTTTGTGCAAAACCGACCGATATACCTGCGATCAAAAGAAGCATTGAATGCCCTATTGCAAATGTCAATATAAGTCCATATGCATAAACATATCCACTGTTAGCAGCAACGGTGATCATCCCAACAAGAGGTGCAGAAGCACATGGCGTGCTGACCAAGCCAAATATAATTCCTATCAAAAACCCGCCAAAGAGGCGATATTTGATAAGATGCATCATGATTAATGACTTATTTACTTCACCAAGTACACCCCAGGCATACAGACCGATAAGTATGCTCAAAATTGAAGCAAGCAGGTATGCCCACATCGGAGCCACAGAAAAAAATCCGCCAAACTTTGCGACAATGAGGCCTAGTATAGAAAAGCTGATCATCACACCGATAGCAAAAAGAGATGCAAATGCATAGGTATAAAATACTTTTTTTCTACCTTCTAGATCTTTGTTCAGTGCCACAGCACTTCCTACCAGTAAGGGGACAGAAACTAACGAACAAGGTGCAACTGCTGTGATGCTGCCTGCTCCAAATGCACCTGCAAATGCCAAAAGTGAATTTGATTCAAGCAAGGCAAGTATACTCTCTTGCATTTTTACCCGTTAATCAGTGCTAAAACTTCATCTACACTTAATAGTTTCCCTGTGCTTACAACTTTACCGTCTATGACAAGCCCAGGTGTACTTACTACTTGGTACTCCATGATCTTCATAATGTCATCCACTTTTTCTATCTGTGCGAATTTACCGCTTTTAGCAACAGCTTCTTTGACAACTTTTTCCAACGCAACACACTTGGCACACCCGGTACCCAGTACTTCGATTTTCATAGCAAACACTCCTTCATCATCGGTTCTAACTCTTCTGCACTCACTTTACCTGTAATCGTGATACTGGTGCCATTCTCTTCAGCTGCTACTTCTATTTTCTCAATTTTTTGCATCATTTGAGGATCACATGCACAACTGCATTGCCCTTCCTGACATTCTTGTACTTTTGCATTAATTTCTTCAGCCTTCAAGCCACCTAAAAATGCTTTTACGCCATTTTGTGTATTGTTTACTTTAAACATAAGTGTTCTCCTTTATAAAATTGTATTAAATATATACCCGATCGCAATAATACCACTTCCTACAATGGCAAAAAATATGCCGATAAGTTTTAACGAAATGATCTTTTTGAGTATCAGTGCTTCTGGTAAACTCAGTGCCGTTACCGCCATCATAAAACTGAGTGCTGTTCCTAAAAGCATCCCCTTACTTGTAAGTACTTCTACCAGAGGCATCACACCTGCAGCGTTAGAGTACATAGGGATTCCCATGATCACAGCTATGATCACGGCAAGAGGATTTCCCTCACCGGTATAGCGTGCGATAAAATCAGTCGGGATATATCCATGTATCCATGCTCCTACACCTACACCAAGCAATACATACAGATAAATCTTTTTGAAAATATCAAATGTGTTGTTCCATGCTTCTTTTGCTCTGTCTTTTAATGTCAGTTTTACTAGTTCAGCTTTCAGTTCAGAACTTGTTGGTTTAACATCCAGCAATATCTCTTTTTCCACGCCCATTTTTCCAATAAAATAACCGCCGATGACAGCTACCATGAGTCCGAAACCGATATAAATTGCTGTAATTTTCCAGCCAAAAAGTCCAAAAAGCATCGCGATGGCAATCTCATTATTCATTGGGGCAGAGATAAGATAACTAAAGGTTACTCCTATCGGGATCCTTGCCTGAATAAAACCTAGAAAAAGAGGGATCGCAGAGCAAGAGCAAAACGGTGTGACAATTCCAAACAATGAAGCTCCCACATGACCATACAATGCAGATTTACCTTGAAGATGGGCTCTAACATACTCTGTATTGACCCATGTTCTTAAAAAAGAAACTGCAAAGATAATAGTGAGTAGCAAAAACCATATCTTTATAGTGTCATAGATAAAAAAGTGTGCAGCATCAGCCAACTTTCCTTCTATACCTACAAAGCTATAGATAAACTCTTTTGAGAGTTCGTACCACATTTAACAAAGCTCCTCTTTAACAATTGGTAGGAGTTCTTTTTCAATCAGATTCAATGTTTTTTCATACTCTTCTACCGCTTTACCACTTGGATCTTCAAAACCTACATGTATTGTTTTCACTGCTTTAGGAAACATAGGACAGGTTTCATGGGCATGATCACATACCGTTACAACCAGATCAAAAGGCGTATCCAATACCGTTTCAATGACTTTTGAGTGGTATTCATCTTTCCAATACCCTTTTGATTCCAGTAATGCTTGAGCATTTGGATTGACTTTCCCGCTTGCTTTGACACCTGAACTTTGAGCTTCAACACAATCACCAAGCTTGGCATTGATCAGGGCCTCTGCCATAATTGAACGACAACTGTTCCCCGTACATAAGATCAACACATTTTTTTTCATATTTTACATCCTTGAGTCTGTGATATTTTGTTTAAATCCGGAAGCTTGATATCCAGATGACCTATTTCTTGCAATGCTTCACTACGAAAGCGGTCCAATGGTTTTCTAATGGAGTAATAGGCCCATGTCCCTTTACGTTCAACCCGTAGAAAGCCGGCATCTTTTAGAATTTTCAGATGACGTGACAGACGGGATTGAATCATATTAAACGATGACTGCATATCACATACACAAGTTTCACCATATTCATCAAGAAATCTAAGTATCAATACTCTCGTTTCATCATTAAGTGCAGCAATACTTTTTAAGAAAATGTCCATAGTACTCCTTTTAGAATTGTTGAATTGTAGCAAAAGAAAATCAATAAATCAATATATCTTGATATAATTATTTTTTTGATATAGTTTTCATAATAATTCATTGGAGTATAAAGTATGTTATTAGCGATGTCGGTTTTTTTGATCACCTTGATATTTGTGATCTGGCAGCCTAAAGGTCTTCAGATAGGGACAACAGCTGTTATAGGCGCAATTATTGCACTGATTGTCGGTGTAGTAAGTTATGCGGATATCTTTACGGTTATAAATATTGTGTGGGATGCGACATTGGCATTTATCGGAATTATCATTCTTTCAATGGTACTTGATCAGATAGGCTTTTTTGAGTGGGCAGCGATAAAAATGGCAAAACTTAGCCGTGGCAGCGGGAACAGAATGTTCGTATACATACTGTTATTGGGAGCTATCGTCGCTGCATTCTTTGCCAATGACGGAGCCGCATTGATCCTCACACCTATATTGCTTGCGAAAATGAAGTACTTGAAAATGAATCCTTTGGCAATCTTCGCATTTTTGATGGCTGGAGGATTTATCGGTGACAGTGCATCCAACCCTCTGGTGATTTCAAACCTGACCAATATCGTTACTGCCGGATACTTTGACATCGGATTCGTTGAGTATGTAAAAAATATGTTTTTGCCTAATCTTCTATCGATCATCGCTTCAATTGTAGTCTTGTGGATCTATTTCCGCAAAGACATTCCATTGAATGTTGATGTATCTACACTACCGGAGGCTTATTCAGTGATTAAAAACCAAACGATGTTCAAGCTCTCTTGGTTTTTCTTGGCACTGCTTATGATCGGTTATTTTATTGGAGATCGTATGCATCTGCCTGTTTCTGTTTTTGCACTTGGCGGAGCACTGATCTTTTTGGCAATAGCAAATCATTTTAAAGCAGTTAAACCGATCATGACGATCAAGGCAGCACCATGGCAAGTCGTTTGGTTTAGTATCGGACTCTATGTTGTAGTCTATGGGCTTAAGAATGCAGGACTTACGGAGATCATAGCTTCATGGATCACAGATCTTAGTGGACAGGGAACTGTAACAGCTGTGTTGGGAACCGGTTTTTTATCTGCAATTATTAGCTCAGTGATGAATAATATGCCAACAATCATGATCATGGATATAGCAATTGACCATGTTGGGTATATTGGCAATGAAGCACTGGTCTATGCCAATATTTTAGGTTCAAACTTAGGTCCAAAAATGACACCTATCGGTTCACTTGCTACATTACTTTGGCTACATGTACTCGCACAAAAAGGTGTTAAAATCACCTGGGGACAGTATATGAAAGTCGGACTTGTCATAACCCCGCCTGTATTACTTGTAGCATTACTCGGATTAATATAAATGACTAAAGATATAGAGGATCTGTGTTAATTCATGTTAATATAACAATAGGTAGATGACATTACATAAGGGGTCATAAATGAAAAAAATAGTTATATTATTTGTAGTTGGCTACATCACAATATTTGCTGAAACGCAGGTACTTAATTATGACAACTATTTAAGCGCATTCACCTATGAAGAGCGTAAAGCTATGAAAATCAATAGTGTCGAACTAACGGTAATGCTTGAAGAAGGTAAAGCTCAGCTTATAGATATAAGATTTAAAGAAGAGTATGAGGCATGGCATATGCCGGCTTCTATAAATATTCCTATTAACGAACTTCCAAAACGTTTAAATGAGCTTGATAAATCAAAGCTCATCGTTACTGCATGCCCTCATAAAGACAGAGCGATCATGGCACGTACCTATTTGAAACTAAAGGGGTATAACACCAGATATCTTGTAGATGGGCTCATTGGCCTTGCAGATTTTTTAAGAGGCGATAACGCACTGGAATTCATTCAAGAGTATAAAAAAAATAATAGTAGTCAAAAATAGTAGTGACTTTAATTTTCTTTACTGCTGATACGTTTAGTGCAAAAGCAGTTTTAGCTACTACAGATTACACTGTTGGTGCAAATAGTATAAATAATACATATTACTACCTGTGGTGTTAGGCATTTAGTTCATTTTGGGAGCACTCAGGTAGTGTCAGGGCTCATTGATACCCAATCAATAACAAAATAGCTACAGCCTGTTAGGTTTATCAAATAGAATCTTCTATTTAATCTTAGCCTAATCTTAAAACAAGTATAGTATAAGAAGATACTATATGGGAGTGGACGATGCTAGGAACTATTGCATTGACTATAATCGTATTAGCGATTATATGGGTTATCTTTATTGAATATAGAAAAGAACAAAAATACAAAAAACAAAGAGAAGAAAAACGTAAGCTTAGAAAAACACCTCCATTTGAAACAAATGTAGAAGAACCCCTAAAAGAGAAAGAAAAACCTATAACTCAACATATAGAAGAGGAAGTAGCCGTTGCTCCCGAAAAAGTTGAGATCAAGCCTGAACCTGAAGTTATCGTTGAAGAGCCAAAAGCTGAAGAAAAAGTAGAGATAGAGGTCACAGTAGCAGAAGAGCTACCGCCTTGTGACTATCCGCCGTTTGATCATACACGTACTGTTGAGAGTCTGGGACTCTCTGAAGAAGAAGCAAAAGAGTTTGTCTGTGAACTTGTCACTCAAATCGACACACATATCCCACTTATCAAAAAAGAGTTAGAGACAGAGAATTTCCATCAACTAGAAAAACTTACACATTCGATCAAGGGGTCAGCTACTAACCTCGGTACAGGCGGAGTGTCAGATCTTCTGGTTGATTTCAACACTTATCTTAAAACAGGAACTGATATGAAAATAGTACAACATTATTGTTCATCTCTTGAGAATTATGCACAGCAACTTAAAGATCAGTACTGTTAGTATATAAACTCCATTGAACCAATGTAGTTCAATGGTTGAGCAGCCTTCTATAAAATATATTCCAATATCACTATATACCTCTTCTTTTCTACATGTATATATGCATCAAAATATAGAAACGTCATAGCAGTTGAAACGGTATCATAAAATGATCATGATACCAGGCTATGATCACTTAAAGAACATTCAAAAACTTTTGCTCCAATATTTCGGCAGAAACAGGTGGTGAGCAAAGATATCCTTGATAGCTTATCTTTGGGTCCATCTCCTGAATAATACGTTTCTGTTCTTCTGTCTCTATCCCTTCTACAACGATACGATAATGAAATCTTTTGGCAATTTTAATGATACTCTCTACAAGGAAACGCTCCTCCGGATTGATCAAAATATCTTTAATAAACTCACGATCGATCTTAAGTACAGAAAATGAAAGTTTTTGCAGATAAGAAAGAGAAGAATATCCAATACCAAAATCATCGATGGCACATCTAACACCATGGCTTTGAAGTTGTCTGATCACAGTGTTAGTCTGTTTAAAATTATCGATCAATGACCTCTCGGTGATTTCCAGTTTAATCTCTGAAGATTTGACACCGTACAAATCTAGCACTTCAAAGAATCTATCAATAAATCCATATCTTTGAAGCTGTTTTGCGTTGATATTGATCGATACATATTTAAGATGATATTTACCTTGCTGCTTCCAATCTGAAATTTGCTTACATACATGCTCTATCGCCCACCAGCCAATATCATCGATCAGTCCAGACTCAATGGCTAGATCAATAAATGTAGAAGGTGCTAAACGTCCCTGGGTTGGATGATTCCATCGTAATAGTGCTTCACAGGCTCTTAGTGAATTATCTTCGATATTGACGATAG containing:
- a CDS encoding ArsI/CadI family heavy metal resistance metalloenzyme; translation: MIFTAQKTDTGTCCSSNQSKSNNMKRLHIHISVDDLEQNRVFYTALFGMEPTKVKEDYIQWLVDDPAVNFAISKGKSKSGLNHLGLQVDSEEAVNAIEKRLVNAGITGEKQDEAACCYAKSKKYWVQDPQDVIWENYHTMDQIEVFGGDSFTGGVGCCEPTFPKDDTCSTGCC
- a CDS encoding ArsR/SmtB family transcription factor, whose protein sequence is MDIFLKSIAALNDETRVLILRFLDEYGETCVCDMQSSFNMIQSRLSRHLKILKDAGFLRVERKGTWAYYSIRKPLDRFRSEALQEIGHLDIKLPDLNKISQTQGCKI
- a CDS encoding DNA polymerase Y family protein, yielding MMLHLDLDCFFAAAHRIDAPQLHGIPIAVGGRSNLSIFERKKERRYLSAIDGAFTSSILSSNAGKSFEEYFVDPDGKVRGIITTASYEARAYGVKTAMSVAEALRHCPHLKVIPPDYPLYHTLSHQLRVMLEREIPSIEQFSIDEFFGDVSGWVSDEEIEGFARMLKDKIYRELKLPISIGASRSKWIAKLATGFAKPHGIKVIYPNEVDEFIKDIPIAKFPGIGRGYQDRLSERGIRTLGEIKGRQALFYSWGKSGKQLYDRVCGIDEEGIAISHAKKSIGIGRTFDPQYHRDEIRRRVTILCRHLAFLVHKGGHVPTTYALKIRYEYGSKSKGFTNSNRLFSEQYCKEVMLELFDKIDIHPSHAIIQLNLTLSHFAEGRGVTMDMLHYSEDQKASKLTESMQKLREKFGIDIIKSGGEL
- a CDS encoding Mut7-C RNAse domain-containing protein gives rise to the protein MSEHHTPPKFIADCHLGRVAKYLRILGYDTLYFTHIEDNDLIEMANDEGRIILTRDRELSGRKHANAFLLRATDTQIQLKTILEHFGLSKEIKGISRCLVCNTPLETVDKEEVIDQLPEGVKKHFEFFERCPGCGRIYWHGDHYYNMLSFLKEIE
- a CDS encoding acyl carrier protein phosphodiesterase, yielding MNWLAHVLLSEDKVDFQLGNYLADPLKGRAWESASDDLQRGITVHKLIDSYTDTHKIVSLSKSRLRAQGLLRGVVIDLTYDYLLSKHWEKFTTIPKERFLSEFYENAEKRAPSFPEQPQLLVNNLIKQDRLNKYNSLEELHKALMRIDTRLSPRLLARESASSYIDDIVRMQSRLEQDFLDFFPELCIYLKVHMDDRYIKHWRVYE
- a CDS encoding cytochrome c biogenesis CcdA family protein codes for the protein MQESILALLESNSLLAFAGAFGAGSITAVAPCSLVSVPLLVGSAVALNKDLEGRKKVFYTYAFASLFAIGVMISFSILGLIVAKFGGFFSVAPMWAYLLASILSILIGLYAWGVLGEVNKSLIMMHLIKYRLFGGFLIGIIFGLVSTPCASAPLVGMITVAANSGYVYAYGLILTFAIGHSMLLLIAGISVGFAQSVTSNKVVAKVSNSINKGFALMLIGLGFYFAWEAYLQF
- a CDS encoding arsenic transporter: MLLAMSVFLITLIFVIWQPKGLQIGTTAVIGAIIALIVGVVSYADIFTVINIVWDATLAFIGIIILSMVLDQIGFFEWAAIKMAKLSRGSGNRMFVYILLLGAIVAAFFANDGAALILTPILLAKMKYLKMNPLAIFAFLMAGGFIGDSASNPLVISNLTNIVTAGYFDIGFVEYVKNMFLPNLLSIIASIVVLWIYFRKDIPLNVDVSTLPEAYSVIKNQTMFKLSWFFLALLMIGYFIGDRMHLPVSVFALGGALIFLAIANHFKAVKPIMTIKAAPWQVVWFSIGLYVVVYGLKNAGLTEIIASWITDLSGQGTVTAVLGTGFLSAIISSVMNNMPTIMIMDIAIDHVGYIGNEALVYANILGSNLGPKMTPIGSLATLLWLHVLAQKGVKITWGQYMKVGLVITPPVLLVALLGLI
- a CDS encoding thioredoxin family protein, which translates into the protein MKIEVLGTGCAKCVALEKVVKEAVAKSGKFAQIEKVDDIMKIMEYQVVSTPGLVIDGKVVSTGKLLSVDEVLALING
- a CDS encoding Hpt domain-containing protein, whose translation is MLGTIALTIIVLAIIWVIFIEYRKEQKYKKQREEKRKLRKTPPFETNVEEPLKEKEKPITQHIEEEVAVAPEKVEIKPEPEVIVEEPKAEEKVEIEVTVAEELPPCDYPPFDHTRTVESLGLSEEEAKEFVCELVTQIDTHIPLIKKELETENFHQLEKLTHSIKGSATNLGTGGVSDLLVDFNTYLKTGTDMKIVQHYCSSLENYAQQLKDQYC
- a CDS encoding ArsR family transcriptional regulator produces the protein MEIFLQTIGALHDETRIKLLRFIEQHRSVCIYELEQVFEMIQSYISPHFKILKEISYMEIDHSKYCKACTND
- a CDS encoding permease, with product MWYELSKEFIYSFVGIEGKLADAAHFFIYDTIKIWFLLLTIIFAVSFLRTWVNTEYVRAHLQGKSALYGHVGASLFGIVTPFCSCSAIPLFLGFIQARIPIGVTFSYLISAPMNNEIAIAMLFGLFGWKITAIYIGFGLMVAVIGGYFIGKMGVEKEILLDVKPTSSELKAELVKLTLKDRAKEAWNNTFDIFKKIYLYVLLGVGVGAWIHGYIPTDFIARYTGEGNPLAVIIAVIMGIPMYSNAAGVMPLVEVLTSKGMLLGTALSFMMAVTALSLPEALILKKIISLKLIGIFFAIVGSGIIAIGYIFNTIL
- a CDS encoding arsenate reductase ArsC encodes the protein MKKNVLILCTGNSCRSIMAEALINAKLGDCVEAQSSGVKASGKVNPNAQALLESKGYWKDEYHSKVIETVLDTPFDLVVTVCDHAHETCPMFPKAVKTIHVGFEDPSGKAVEEYEKTLNLIEKELLPIVKEELC
- a CDS encoding rhodanese-like domain-containing protein, encoding MKKIVILFVVGYITIFAETQVLNYDNYLSAFTYEERKAMKINSVELTVMLEEGKAQLIDIRFKEEYEAWHMPASINIPINELPKRLNELDKSKLIVTACPHKDRAIMARTYLKLKGYNTRYLVDGLIGLADFLRGDNALEFIQEYKKNNSSQK
- a CDS encoding thioredoxin family protein, which translates into the protein MRFIITVFLMFFASVAFGEDNMLQESVYTQVQHNIGKGKPTFLEVGSDSCHSCKVMSRMLYETTQKHPEYNIYFINVKKERDAASELKIMMIPTQIIYDKNGKEVYRHIGLLSDDELEKLFINYQFK
- a CDS encoding (2Fe-2S)-binding protein, yielding MTKVEIEKLGDDYEVCYCMGTTLGEIIEAIKSGATTMEALKDRTEAGTLCGLCESCDIDEDEDREVHLDEIIAAYAQGS